The Candidatus Hydrogenedens sp. genome segment CCAAAGATACCTAATGTTTTTCCGTGCACATCCATACCTAAAAGTAATGTGGGATTCCAGCCAGCCCATTGAGAGGCACGAACCAATCGTTCCCCTTCACCCAATCGGCGGGCAGTAGCCATTAAAAGAGCCCATGCTAAATCGGCTGTAGTTTCCGTTAAAACCCCGGGAGTATTGGTCACGACAATTTTCCTTTTCGTTGCTTCGACTATATCTATGTTATCAAATCCAACGGCATAGTTTGCAATTATTTTTAACTGAGGTCCTGCTTGTTCCATAAGTTGTGCGTCTATTTTATCTGTAAGCAGACATAAAAGGGCATCAATTCCTTTGACTTCTTCTAATAGTTCTTCATACGGAATGGGAGTCTCACCGGGATATATTTTTATATTTTCTTTCCCGAAGTTCTGATACAATAAAATCAAACCTCTTTCGGGAAGATTGCGTGTAACAAAAATTTTGGGTTTGTTCATAAATTTTTATCCTAACGCTACATCTAAAAACATCATAAGAGCAAAGCCGAACATTACACCTACAGTGGGTAGGTCTGTATCTCCTTCTTTTTGGGCTTCAGGGATAAGTTCTTCTGCCACTACGAAAATCATAGCCCCGGCAGCGAATGCTAATGCAAACGGCAAAACAGGTCTTGCAATTATAACAGCGAGAGCACCAATTACCCCGGCAATTGGTTCGACGATACCAGAAAGCTGTCCTATAAAAAAACTTTTCCATGGAGATAAGCCTTCTCGACGAAGAGGTAGAGCTACAGCAGTTCCTTCGGGTAAATTTTGCAAGCCGATACTAATAGCAAGAGCAATAGCACCCGTTAGAGATGCACCTGGAATTCCGTATGCAGTTGCTCCGAAAGCGACACCTACGGCTAATCCTTCAGGTATATTATGCATGGTAATAGCCATTACCAGAAGGGTACTTCTTCTCCAATTGGTATGAATACCTTCTGCATTTTCTATGGATAGTCCCTGGTGCAAGTGGGGCAGTATCTTGTCCATAGCCCATAGAGCAACACCCCCTAACAAAAAACCTACCACAGCCGGTAACCAGGGGGGTAGTCCCATTTCTTTACTCATCCCGATAGAGGG includes the following:
- a CDS encoding ZIP family metal transporter; translated protein: MSELHPAILALLATLFTWFMTLLGALPALWAKPIPQKILDATLGMAAGVMIAVSFWSLLEPSIGMSKEMGLPPWLPAVVGFLLGGVALWAMDKILPHLHQGLSIENAEGIHTNWRRSTLLVMAITMHNIPEGLAVGVAFGATAYGIPGASLTGAIALAISIGLQNLPEGTAVALPLRREGLSPWKSFFIGQLSGIVEPIAGVIGALAVIIARPVLPFALAFAAGAMIFVVAEELIPEAQKEGDTDLPTVGVMFGFALMMFLDVALG